Proteins encoded within one genomic window of Candidatus Pseudothioglobus singularis PS1:
- a CDS encoding ABC transporter permease: protein MEFLTKNKPLVQLAVVLVGFFILMSMTGLYHDLIVERHLFAKSVVKGEIQSSVGFAESMSMILNWQLPPQLVRIPELTFYHPVINTSATYVLIALMVTAGLLYKSFAESVNKSNWLRVNWFQIISKGFVGIIVGLLFIPTLYNWFFGEVTRSTFWEIPSMLQDFSQYLIFEFWQTPVYDPEIEDYEDYGRVRLFTRSIGATLLFLINLVRELLIGGFETVVSLANIFSDQSGWDWLNENKDKWYSSVPAIPWTVLTAGAFILGYKLKGVGLSILAGLSCIYLAVFGQWEPAMQTLSFVLVAAPVSVLFGVIWGVLAYKSRTVERVITPLLLVAQTFPHFAYLVPIIVFFGIGDHAGAIATIIFATPPMIRLTLLGLKRVSPEVLDAGRMSGCRNYQLMFKVLIPTARRDILIGVNQVIMQCLAMAVIASFIGAMGLGFNLLLALNQLRVGQALELGICIVLIAVVLDKLSLAWADKQTDYFADLSFVERNKTALLFVAVFFAALLFAWFGNWVFADTTKGINYFYLIPHNKGITTEPFWQAGVDYMVSNWRADIKIFNVWLLVEVLMPMKASYLAMPAIATFVLTMGVGYIIGGIRSAIVVGSFMLFIALTPWWERALITMYMLTFAVIVSVFIGTIVGAICVQNKRAAKFILLVCDTFQTFPSFIYLIPVIMLFGVTDTSVLIAVIVYAVIPPTRYTVEGLRNVPESLLDAADMSGTTKLQRLVKIEFPLAFPHIMLGVNQCVVFALFMVIIGAFIGTEDLGQEIMQQLFSGGNIGSGLMLGLCVAFIGLTVDHLIQTWATKRRKLLGID from the coding sequence ATGGAATTTTTAACTAAGAACAAACCACTAGTTCAGCTCGCCGTCGTGCTTGTTGGCTTTTTCATCCTGATGTCAATGACAGGGCTCTACCATGATTTGATAGTAGAGCGTCATCTATTTGCCAAGTCTGTTGTTAAGGGAGAAATACAATCTTCGGTTGGTTTTGCTGAATCCATGTCAATGATTTTGAATTGGCAACTTCCTCCTCAACTCGTTAGAATTCCTGAGCTGACTTTTTATCACCCTGTTATTAACACTTCCGCCACCTATGTTCTAATAGCTTTAATGGTAACTGCTGGGCTCTTATACAAAAGCTTTGCAGAGAGCGTCAATAAATCAAATTGGTTACGTGTCAATTGGTTTCAAATTATTAGCAAGGGATTTGTTGGCATTATTGTGGGTCTTCTGTTTATACCTACTTTGTATAACTGGTTTTTTGGTGAGGTTACAAGAAGTACGTTTTGGGAAATACCATCAATGTTGCAAGATTTTTCTCAGTACCTCATATTTGAATTTTGGCAGACACCAGTTTACGACCCAGAAATTGAAGACTATGAAGACTATGGTCGAGTTCGATTATTTACCCGATCTATTGGCGCTACCTTATTGTTTTTAATTAATTTAGTTCGGGAATTATTGATTGGTGGTTTTGAGACAGTCGTTTCACTTGCCAATATTTTTAGTGATCAATCCGGCTGGGATTGGTTGAATGAAAATAAGGATAAGTGGTACTCCAGTGTCCCTGCTATTCCTTGGACAGTATTAACTGCTGGTGCTTTTATTTTGGGTTATAAACTTAAAGGTGTGGGTCTTTCTATATTGGCTGGTTTGAGTTGTATTTACTTGGCTGTATTCGGCCAATGGGAACCCGCAATGCAGACACTCTCTTTTGTGTTGGTTGCTGCGCCGGTCTCTGTTTTATTTGGTGTTATCTGGGGTGTGCTTGCCTACAAGAGCAGAACGGTTGAGAGAGTAATAACGCCATTGCTCCTCGTTGCACAAACGTTTCCACATTTCGCGTATTTGGTACCAATAATCGTCTTCTTTGGTATTGGTGACCATGCGGGTGCGATTGCAACAATAATTTTTGCAACACCTCCGATGATTCGACTCACCTTGCTAGGTCTAAAAAGAGTCTCTCCAGAGGTTTTAGATGCAGGCAGGATGAGTGGTTGCCGTAATTATCAACTGATGTTTAAAGTTTTGATACCTACTGCAAGGCGCGACATTTTAATTGGCGTCAACCAGGTAATTATGCAGTGCTTGGCTATGGCAGTGATTGCGTCTTTTATTGGAGCTATGGGCCTGGGTTTTAACTTATTACTCGCTCTAAACCAACTAAGGGTAGGTCAAGCGCTAGAATTAGGAATATGTATTGTCCTGATTGCTGTAGTGTTAGATAAATTATCTTTAGCTTGGGCCGATAAGCAAACCGACTACTTTGCCGACCTTTCTTTTGTTGAGAGAAATAAAACAGCGCTTTTGTTTGTTGCAGTTTTCTTTGCCGCTCTTTTGTTTGCTTGGTTTGGAAACTGGGTGTTTGCTGATACTACAAAAGGTATTAATTATTTTTATTTGATTCCTCACAACAAAGGTATTACCACTGAGCCATTTTGGCAGGCAGGCGTTGACTACATGGTTTCAAATTGGAGAGCGGATATTAAAATATTTAACGTGTGGTTGCTGGTGGAAGTGTTGATGCCAATGAAAGCATCTTATCTGGCCATGCCAGCAATAGCAACTTTTGTTCTAACGATGGGCGTTGGTTACATTATCGGTGGCATTCGTTCTGCGATTGTGGTTGGTTCGTTTATGTTGTTTATTGCTCTAACACCCTGGTGGGAAAGAGCCTTAATCACTATGTATATGCTGACGTTTGCAGTCATTGTTTCTGTTTTTATTGGTACGATTGTTGGTGCAATCTGTGTGCAAAATAAGAGGGCAGCCAAATTCATTCTTTTGGTTTGTGACACTTTTCAAACTTTTCCGTCGTTCATTTATCTTATTCCGGTGATTATGCTCTTTGGTGTGACTGACACTTCAGTGTTAATTGCGGTCATTGTCTACGCTGTTATTCCGCCTACTCGCTACACCGTAGAAGGCCTGAGAAATGTGCCAGAATCTCTGCTTGATGCGGCGGATATGTCGGGCACAACAAAACTTCAACGTTTGGTTAAAATCGAGTTCCCATTAGCTTTCCCACATATTATGCTGGGCGTCAATCAGTGCGTTGTTTTTGCATTGTTTATGGTTATTATAGGTGCGTTTATTGGCACTGAAGATTTAGGTCAAGAAATAATGCAACAACTTTTTTCTGGAGGCAATATTGGAAGTGGTCTAATGCTTGGTTTATGCGTGGCGTTTATCGGTCTTACAGTGGATCATTTAATCCAGACCTGGGCAACGAAGAGAAGAAAGTTGCTGGGTATTGACTAG
- a CDS encoding DUF1989 domain-containing protein, whose translation MRVSNIRYNGDCETYQILGGEAISIDLKSGDSVEIVDVEGDQKCSVLAFDSKKSSALSSLNWNTKPKNNSNKISSGDCSEMLKAILNGKKIKSKEFQATELFSESSPADTRQSFNTNNDLLCVFDAEGGPMLVDQQNSPTEILINVSRSNPTIPSERLPEPLAKPTKEIRVKDSSAVAYKVKAGEYIQIIDVEGQQCSDFQAFLEEDLNNNLELCLDPTVTRSQMLASYPAPGTHDKFYNQNSVPLVEVIQDTVCRHDTFGLACNAKYYEDRGFPGHISCTDNFNSSLAEFGVAPRRNWAAVNLFFNTAIEECHSLSSDVSWSRPGDYVLLRAVDDLVCVSSACPDDTTSSNGWNPTDIHVRIYDKSNNFSSATAFRPDPQSIPTMTKETGFHKNTSKLTKNFDNYNGYWLPLEYTNLGAIKEYWQAREGVVMIDLAPLRKFEIYGQDSEVLMQYAITKDVRKLAIGQVVYSAMCYDNGCMIDDGTLFRLDDNNFRWIGGSDDGGKHLRKIAEDRGLDVRVKSSTDQLHNVAVQGPKSRETLSKIIWIPKLQTTIEDLKWFRFTIGRIGGEFGIPVMVSRTGYSGELGYEVFAHPKDCEAVWDAIAEAGEEFDICPLGLNALDMLRIEAGLIFAGYEFCDQTDPFEAGIAFTVPLKTKEDDFSGKESLILRKNSPQRVLVGLELDTNEVALHGDGVYIGKQQVGIITSATRSPILKKNIALCRISVSASEIDNEVEVGKLDGHHKRLSAKVVRFPFYDPEKTRVRM comes from the coding sequence GTGAGAGTTTCAAATATTAGATATAACGGTGATTGTGAAACCTACCAAATACTGGGCGGTGAGGCAATCTCAATTGATTTAAAAAGTGGTGATTCAGTTGAAATAGTTGACGTTGAGGGTGATCAAAAGTGCAGCGTTCTTGCATTTGATTCTAAAAAGTCATCCGCCTTATCTTCCCTTAACTGGAACACAAAGCCAAAAAATAATTCAAATAAAATCTCCTCAGGTGATTGCTCTGAAATGCTGAAAGCAATCCTTAATGGTAAGAAAATAAAATCAAAAGAGTTTCAAGCTACCGAGCTTTTTTCTGAGTCCAGTCCTGCAGATACGCGACAATCCTTTAATACTAATAATGACCTCTTGTGCGTCTTTGATGCAGAGGGCGGTCCAATGCTGGTTGATCAACAAAATTCACCTACAGAAATTTTAATCAATGTCTCTCGTTCAAATCCAACGATTCCTTCTGAGCGTTTACCTGAACCATTAGCAAAACCAACAAAAGAGATTCGGGTTAAAGATAGCTCTGCAGTGGCCTATAAAGTGAAGGCGGGTGAGTACATTCAAATCATTGATGTCGAGGGCCAACAGTGCTCAGATTTTCAGGCATTTTTAGAGGAAGATCTTAATAATAACTTGGAACTCTGCCTGGATCCAACTGTGACTCGCTCACAGATGTTAGCGAGTTATCCAGCACCTGGAACTCATGATAAATTTTATAATCAAAACTCAGTCCCTCTAGTTGAGGTCATTCAGGATACAGTGTGTAGGCACGATACATTTGGATTGGCCTGTAATGCTAAATATTATGAAGATCGCGGCTTCCCTGGACATATAAGTTGTACTGATAACTTTAACTCATCTCTAGCGGAGTTCGGCGTAGCTCCAAGAAGAAACTGGGCAGCCGTCAATCTCTTTTTTAATACAGCGATTGAAGAGTGCCACTCACTCAGCTCAGACGTCTCATGGTCAAGACCAGGAGATTACGTTTTATTAAGGGCTGTTGATGATTTGGTCTGTGTTTCCTCAGCATGTCCTGACGACACAACATCCTCTAATGGCTGGAATCCTACTGATATACATGTCAGGATTTACGATAAATCGAATAATTTTTCATCGGCAACGGCCTTTAGGCCTGATCCACAATCCATACCGACTATGACAAAAGAAACTGGTTTTCATAAAAACACATCGAAACTAACCAAAAACTTCGATAACTATAACGGCTATTGGCTGCCACTCGAATACACCAATTTAGGTGCTATTAAGGAATACTGGCAAGCCAGAGAGGGGGTAGTCATGATTGATCTGGCTCCGCTCAGAAAGTTTGAGATTTATGGCCAAGACTCAGAGGTTCTCATGCAATATGCGATCACCAAAGATGTTCGCAAACTCGCAATTGGCCAGGTTGTTTATTCAGCTATGTGCTATGACAACGGGTGCATGATTGACGATGGAACGCTATTCCGTCTTGATGATAATAATTTTCGATGGATTGGTGGTTCTGATGATGGCGGTAAGCATCTCAGAAAAATTGCTGAAGATCGTGGACTAGATGTTCGGGTGAAATCCTCAACAGACCAGCTTCATAATGTTGCGGTTCAGGGCCCTAAGAGTCGCGAGACACTCTCTAAAATTATTTGGATACCTAAATTACAAACGACGATCGAAGACCTTAAATGGTTCCGATTTACGATTGGAAGGATTGGTGGAGAATTTGGTATTCCAGTCATGGTTTCAAGAACCGGCTATTCAGGCGAGTTAGGTTATGAGGTTTTTGCTCATCCAAAAGACTGTGAGGCAGTTTGGGATGCAATTGCAGAGGCAGGTGAAGAGTTTGACATTTGTCCATTAGGACTGAATGCACTTGATATGCTTCGCATTGAAGCAGGATTAATCTTTGCTGGCTATGAGTTTTGCGATCAGACGGACCCGTTTGAAGCTGGCATAGCATTCACGGTACCTCTTAAGACAAAAGAGGATGATTTTTCTGGAAAAGAATCTTTAATTCTTCGTAAGAATTCACCACAAAGAGTCCTTGTTGGGTTAGAATTAGATACTAATGAAGTTGCGCTCCATGGTGATGGGGTGTATATTGGAAAACAACAAGTTGGAATTATTACAAGTGCAACACGTTCGCCGATACTTAAAAAGAACATTGCATTATGTCGAATTTCAGTTTCAGCGTCAGAGATTGACAATGAAGTTGAAGTAGGAAAGCTCGATGGACACCATAAGCGTTTATCTGCAAAGGTGGTCCGCTTTCCATTTTATGATCCTGAAAAAACTCGAGTAAGAATGTAG
- a CDS encoding aromatic ring-hydroxylating oxygenase subunit alpha translates to MSSIPHSNLDSVLTSTDKAKGLPNEHYVSEAVFEEEKKAILFDNWSAIGTGKDIPNIGDVKPLHFVGMPLIMVRDENNQINVFQNTCRHRGMILIEEPTNISGIIRCPYHSWCYNLKGDLCATPMVGGIDTNSHDSIKNKELGLFEIRSNVWQDIIFVNISGTAPAFKEYASKVIERWSEFEKPIYHGGKTSSFSLALETNWKLAVENYCESYHLPWVHPELNVTSSIEDHYHIEEIGAFSGQGSHVYNQIKNEDGKVFPDFDGLSNKWDKTSEYIALYPNVLLGVHRDHFFSIIIEPIATNKTIEHISLYYSKNPSEMPQLNSLIDENASFWKTVFQEDIGVVEGMQRGRNGLMFDGGKFSPIMDSATHCFHRWIAQTLKDFRSDL, encoded by the coding sequence ATGTCTTCCATTCCACATAGTAACTTAGATTCTGTTCTCACTTCAACTGATAAGGCGAAGGGACTTCCTAACGAGCATTACGTCAGCGAGGCAGTTTTTGAAGAAGAAAAGAAAGCCATTCTTTTTGATAACTGGTCAGCCATTGGAACGGGTAAAGATATACCTAATATAGGTGATGTCAAACCGCTCCATTTTGTTGGCATGCCGCTCATCATGGTTCGTGATGAAAACAATCAGATTAATGTCTTTCAAAATACGTGTCGGCACAGGGGAATGATACTCATTGAAGAGCCTACCAACATTAGCGGCATTATTCGCTGCCCATACCACAGCTGGTGCTACAACCTTAAAGGTGATCTCTGCGCAACGCCAATGGTTGGAGGCATCGATACTAATTCTCATGACTCTATAAAGAATAAAGAGCTGGGCTTATTTGAAATAAGATCTAACGTTTGGCAAGACATTATTTTTGTCAATATTTCAGGAACGGCGCCTGCGTTTAAAGAATACGCATCCAAGGTCATTGAGAGGTGGTCTGAATTTGAAAAGCCAATTTATCATGGCGGTAAAACATCGTCTTTCTCTCTGGCCTTAGAGACGAACTGGAAGCTTGCCGTTGAAAACTACTGTGAGAGCTACCATTTGCCATGGGTACACCCTGAGCTCAACGTCACATCAAGTATTGAAGATCACTACCATATCGAAGAAATAGGCGCTTTCTCAGGACAAGGCTCCCATGTCTACAATCAAATTAAAAATGAAGATGGAAAAGTGTTCCCAGATTTTGATGGACTCTCAAACAAATGGGATAAGACGAGTGAATACATTGCTCTTTATCCGAACGTCCTTTTAGGGGTTCACAGAGACCACTTTTTTTCCATCATTATTGAGCCGATTGCGACCAACAAGACAATCGAGCATATCTCTCTTTACTACTCAAAGAATCCTTCGGAGATGCCGCAGTTAAATAGCCTCATCGATGAGAATGCCTCATTCTGGAAGACTGTATTTCAGGAAGATATTGGCGTTGTTGAAGGCATGCAGCGCGGCAGGAATGGCCTTATGTTTGATGGTGGTAAGTTCTCACCCATTATGGATAGTGCAACCCACTGCTTTCATCGCTGGATCGCGCAAACCCTTAAAGACTTTAGGTCTGACTTATAG
- the folD gene encoding bifunctional methylenetetrahydrofolate dehydrogenase/methenyltetrahydrofolate cyclohydrolase FolD — protein sequence MKIIDGKTLAENLRKNIANEVKQYSRPPGLAVLLVGDDQASQVYVRNKSRACVEVGFYSDQIHKSANITQEELLSEVQRLNENNNIDGILVQLPLPSHIDANEIIEAIIPEKDVDGFSSENVGKLSLNKPFISPCTPKGVIKMLDSIKCDLRGKDCVIIGASNIVGRPMAMEFLNAGATVQVCHKETKDIKQKTKSADIIVAAAGVANLVNSEWVKEGAVIIDVGINRLEDGSMTGDVDFDDVKDTVSAISPVPGGVGPMTIAVLLENTLTAYQAKL from the coding sequence ATGAAGATTATTGACGGCAAGACACTTGCTGAAAATCTCAGAAAAAATATTGCTAACGAAGTGAAGCAGTACTCAAGGCCTCCTGGTTTGGCGGTTTTACTCGTGGGCGATGATCAAGCTTCACAAGTCTATGTTAGAAATAAATCGAGAGCATGTGTTGAGGTTGGTTTTTATTCCGATCAAATCCATAAATCAGCAAACATTACTCAAGAGGAGCTGTTGTCAGAAGTTCAAAGGCTGAATGAAAATAATAACATTGATGGTATTTTGGTGCAGCTTCCTTTGCCTTCTCACATTGATGCCAACGAGATTATTGAGGCTATTATTCCTGAAAAGGATGTAGACGGATTCAGCAGTGAAAATGTTGGTAAGCTCAGTTTAAATAAACCTTTTATTAGTCCTTGTACGCCTAAGGGCGTTATTAAAATGCTAGACTCTATCAAGTGCGATCTGAGAGGAAAAGACTGCGTCATTATTGGTGCATCCAATATTGTTGGAAGACCGATGGCGATGGAGTTCCTTAATGCGGGAGCGACTGTCCAGGTGTGTCATAAAGAAACTAAGGACATTAAACAAAAAACGAAGTCAGCCGACATTATTGTCGCTGCTGCTGGCGTGGCTAACCTTGTTAACAGTGAGTGGGTTAAAGAGGGCGCGGTCATTATTGATGTTGGCATCAATCGACTTGAGGATGGGTCGATGACGGGTGACGTTGATTTTGACGATGTTAAGGATACTGTCTCAGCTATCTCTCCAGTTCCTGGAGGCGTTGGACCGATGACGATTGCGGTCCTTCTTGAGAATACTTTAACGGCCTACCAAGCCAAGCTATAA
- a CDS encoding ABC transporter substrate-binding protein — translation MNKFTSKVAAAALTMSLASVSVQAVADSSKPIVIPIHNWSSQVVMSYVIGGIFESMGNNVSYVPADSSGVYESIRLGDVTISHEVWEGAFGNAYYTAMEKGGLIEAGTHSALTIEDMGVPNFVIEQNLCPGLPNWEALKGCGSVFATADSGGKGVFLDGPWHVDAETGKNLFEDRIGALGLDDEYTYKQTGSADALWAAIDSAEAAGEGIIIFNWTPNFTDSDGFYFIEFPPYFFGCRETEGGDGACGSPRGWLKKAANYKFPKTHPMAYKAYTKIDFTTGMIGQMAALVDIDKMSHEDAAAKWLADNEDVWMAFTK, via the coding sequence ATGAATAAGTTTACAAGTAAAGTAGCTGCAGCTGCTTTAACGATGTCTTTAGCTTCTGTTTCAGTTCAAGCTGTTGCAGACTCTTCAAAGCCAATCGTTATACCAATTCATAACTGGTCAAGCCAAGTGGTTATGTCCTACGTTATTGGTGGTATTTTTGAGTCTATGGGTAACAACGTATCTTACGTTCCTGCTGACTCGTCAGGTGTATATGAATCGATTCGTCTTGGAGACGTTACTATATCTCACGAAGTTTGGGAAGGAGCCTTTGGCAACGCTTACTATACAGCCATGGAGAAGGGCGGCCTAATAGAAGCTGGTACCCATTCTGCCTTGACTATTGAAGATATGGGCGTTCCTAACTTCGTAATAGAACAAAATCTATGTCCTGGACTTCCAAATTGGGAAGCTCTTAAAGGTTGTGGATCAGTTTTTGCCACTGCCGATTCTGGTGGTAAAGGTGTTTTCTTAGACGGTCCTTGGCACGTTGATGCTGAAACCGGAAAGAATCTATTTGAAGATCGTATTGGAGCTCTTGGTTTAGATGATGAATATACTTATAAACAAACTGGTAGTGCAGACGCCCTTTGGGCCGCTATTGATTCTGCAGAAGCTGCTGGAGAAGGCATAATTATATTTAACTGGACACCTAACTTTACGGATAGTGATGGTTTTTACTTCATAGAGTTTCCTCCATACTTCTTTGGTTGCCGTGAAACAGAAGGTGGTGACGGGGCTTGTGGATCTCCTAGAGGTTGGTTGAAGAAAGCGGCGAATTATAAGTTCCCTAAGACTCATCCAATGGCGTATAAGGCATACACTAAGATAGACTTCACGACTGGCATGATCGGTCAGATGGCTGCTCTAGTTGATATTGATAAGATGTCTCATGAAGATGCTGCAGCTAAGTGGCTTGCGGATAACGAGGATGTTTGGATGGCTTTCACCAAATAA
- a CDS encoding quaternary amine ABC transporter ATP-binding protein, whose protein sequence is MSDQQPVIKCDSVYKIFGENAEKMLQNANGKVVAEEFQKAGCVVGVNNASFEVNKGEMLVVMGLSGSGKSTLLRCISRLTDATAGNIYIEGEDLTSMSDKELIELRRNKMGMVFQSFALLPHKTVLENIAFPLQVKGNSTKDSIQRAKEMVDLVGLTGRENYFPRELSGGQQQRVGIARSLAVEPDIWFLDEPFSALDPLIRKEMQDEFLRLQGVLNKTILFVTHDFDEALRLADRIAIMKDGIIEQLDTPANIVLNPATEYVRKFTEDVPREKVLKIESVMDPVDEKAELSDLQVSKDAIIETVAEEVLGQQKPVAVLDDDGNTIGLLNCSTILHILFGDRSGTQKKD, encoded by the coding sequence ATGTCTGATCAGCAACCTGTAATTAAATGCGATTCCGTTTATAAAATATTTGGCGAAAATGCCGAAAAAATGCTTCAAAATGCCAATGGCAAGGTTGTTGCTGAAGAATTTCAAAAAGCTGGCTGTGTGGTCGGTGTTAATAATGCCTCCTTCGAGGTTAACAAGGGTGAGATGCTTGTGGTTATGGGTCTTTCAGGCTCAGGCAAGTCGACCTTGCTTCGTTGTATTTCAAGACTAACCGATGCCACTGCAGGGAATATTTATATTGAGGGTGAAGATCTAACCTCAATGAGTGATAAGGAGTTGATAGAACTTCGTCGCAACAAGATGGGCATGGTGTTTCAGAGTTTTGCATTATTACCCCATAAAACCGTATTAGAAAATATTGCCTTTCCATTGCAAGTGAAAGGCAATAGCACAAAAGACAGCATACAAAGAGCCAAAGAAATGGTTGACCTTGTTGGCTTAACTGGTCGTGAGAATTACTTTCCAAGAGAGTTATCTGGAGGTCAGCAGCAGCGCGTTGGTATCGCTAGATCGTTAGCAGTTGAGCCCGACATTTGGTTCTTAGATGAGCCCTTCTCAGCATTAGATCCGTTAATTCGTAAAGAGATGCAAGATGAGTTTCTAAGACTTCAGGGTGTGCTAAATAAGACCATTCTGTTCGTTACTCATGACTTTGATGAAGCATTAAGGCTTGCCGATCGAATTGCAATCATGAAAGATGGCATTATCGAGCAATTGGATACACCGGCAAATATCGTTCTTAATCCAGCAACAGAATACGTTCGCAAGTTTACAGAGGATGTTCCAAGGGAGAAGGTTCTTAAAATTGAATCTGTGATGGATCCTGTTGATGAAAAAGCCGAGTTGAGTGACCTTCAAGTTTCAAAAGACGCCATTATTGAGACTGTGGCTGAAGAGGTGTTAGGTCAACAAAAGCCTGTAGCGGTTCTTGATGATGATGGTAATACGATAGGATTATTGAACTGTTCAACCATTCTTCACATACTATTTGGTGATCGCTCTGGTACTCAAAAGAAAGACTAG
- a CDS encoding FMN-binding glutamate synthase family protein: MSDIDEKSRLGKSFIFPKGVMDDIHIKSDLGRYRMRGFSLFKKIPTWDDLTFMPGTLTRFVIEGYREKCLTKTIIGPEAPRPLELDIPIYITGMSFGALSYEAKTALARGATMAGTATCSGEGGMIPDERRYSSKWFYQCIQSRYGFNPQHLRLADSVEFFIGQGCKVGLGGHLMGQKVTDQVAEMRSLPAGIDQRSPARHPDWLGPDDLALKIEEIREATDGQIPIQLKLGAARVYDDVRMAAKTGCDSIYIDGMEGGTAAGPHIATEETGVPGIAAIRQARRAIDDVGMTGRISLVYAGGIRNGGDVAKAVALGADAVAIGHSALMALNCNRDTPEADYPKEMGVNAGECYHCHTGRCPVGVATQDPVLRQRLDPDAASERVYNFLHTLAIECQMMARACGKTNIHSLEPEDLAALTMEASACAQVPIAGSQHTVGRPDLTRF; the protein is encoded by the coding sequence ATGAGCGATATAGATGAAAAAAGCAGACTAGGTAAAAGTTTTATCTTCCCTAAAGGTGTGATGGATGATATTCATATCAAATCTGATTTGGGACGATACAGAATGAGAGGGTTCTCTCTATTTAAAAAGATTCCAACTTGGGATGACTTAACTTTTATGCCTGGAACATTAACTCGATTTGTTATTGAGGGTTACAGAGAAAAGTGTTTAACGAAAACGATTATTGGGCCAGAGGCGCCAAGACCGTTAGAGCTTGATATTCCAATCTACATTACGGGAATGAGCTTTGGTGCTTTGAGTTATGAAGCTAAAACAGCTTTGGCTAGGGGCGCTACGATGGCTGGAACAGCAACTTGTTCTGGCGAAGGTGGAATGATTCCAGATGAAAGACGCTACTCCAGTAAGTGGTTTTATCAGTGTATTCAGTCACGTTATGGCTTTAACCCACAACATTTGCGTTTAGCAGATAGTGTCGAGTTCTTTATTGGACAAGGTTGTAAGGTTGGATTAGGTGGCCACTTGATGGGTCAAAAAGTAACCGATCAGGTTGCTGAGATGCGTTCACTGCCAGCGGGTATTGATCAGCGCTCTCCAGCAAGGCATCCAGACTGGCTAGGACCCGATGATTTGGCGCTTAAAATCGAAGAGATTCGTGAAGCGACAGATGGTCAGATTCCTATTCAATTGAAACTAGGTGCTGCTCGCGTATACGATGACGTTCGTATGGCTGCTAAAACCGGTTGTGACAGTATTTACATCGATGGAATGGAAGGTGGTACTGCTGCTGGACCTCATATTGCAACAGAAGAAACGGGCGTTCCTGGTATTGCTGCCATTCGTCAAGCACGAAGAGCAATCGATGACGTTGGCATGACAGGCAGAATTTCACTCGTCTATGCTGGTGGTATTCGAAATGGTGGTGACGTTGCTAAAGCGGTAGCACTTGGTGCAGACGCAGTTGCAATTGGACACTCTGCGCTTATGGCGCTTAACTGTAACAGAGATACTCCTGAAGCTGATTATCCAAAAGAAATGGGTGTCAACGCAGGTGAATGTTATCACTGTCATACAGGTCGATGCCCAGTGGGTGTTGCGACTCAAGACCCAGTTCTTAGACAACGTCTAGATCCTGATGCTGCTTCAGAAAGAGTTTATAACTTCTTACATACACTAGCAATCGAGTGCCAAATGATGGCTCGTGCCTGTGGTAAGACAAATATTCACTCTCTAGAGCCAGAAGATTTAGCTGCTTTGACTATGGAAGCATCAGCATGTGCTCAGGTTCCTATTGCAGGTTCTCAGCACACCGTTGGTCGTCCAGATTTGACACGCTTTTAA